A genomic stretch from Papio anubis isolate 15944 unplaced genomic scaffold, Panubis1.0 scaffold145, whole genome shotgun sequence includes:
- the LOC100997871 gene encoding olfactory receptor 2AT4, whose translation MDATACNESVDGSPIFYLVGIPSLPEIFFLPVFFIFLLFYLLILMGNALVLVAVVAEPSLHKPMYFFLINLSTLDILFTTTTVPKMLSLFLLGDRFLSFSSCLLQMYLFQSFTCSEAFILVVMAYDRYVAICHPLYYPVLMNPQTNATLAASAWLTALLLPIPAVVRTSQMTYNRIAYIYHCFCDHLAVVQASCSDTTLQILMGFCIAMVVSFLPLLLVLLSYAHILASVLRISSREGRAKAFSTCSSHLLVVGTYYSSIAIAYVAYRVDLSLDFHIMGNVVYAILTPILNPLIYTLRNRDVKAAITKIMSQDLSCDRSI comes from the coding sequence ATGGATGCCACAGCCTGTAATGAATCAGTGGATGGCTCACCCATCTTCTATCTGGTGGGCATCCCCTCTCTGCCAGAGATCTTCTTCCTccctgtgttttttattttcctcctcttctacctTCTCATCCTGATGGGTAATGCCCTGGTTCTGGTGGCTGTGGTGGCAGAGCCCAGCCTCCACAAGCCCATGTACTTCTTTCTGATCAATCTCTCCACCTTGGACATCCTTTTCACCACAACAACTGTCCCCAAGATGCTGTCCCTATTCTTGCTTGGGGACCGCTTCCTCAGCTTTTCTTCCTGCTTACTGCAGATGTACCTCTTCCAAAGTTTTACATGTTCAGAAGCCTTCATCCTGGTGGTCATGGCCTATGACCGCTATGTGGCTATCTGCCACCCACTGTACTACCCTGTCCTCATGAACCCACAGACCAATGCTACCTTGGCAGCCAGTGCCTGGCTTACTGCCCTCCTCCTGCCCATCCCAGCAGTAGTAAGGACCTCCCAGATGACATACAACAGGATTGCCTACATCTACCACTGCTTCTGTGATCATCTGGCTGTAGTCCAGGCCTCCTGCTCTGACACCACCCTCCAGATCCTCATGGGCTTCTGCATCGCCATGGTGGTGtccttcctcccccttctcctggtGCTTCTCTCCTATGCCCACATCCTGGCCTCGGTGCTTCGCATCAGTTCCCGAGAAGGACGGGCAAAAGCCTTCTCCACCTGCAGCTCCCACctcctggtggtgggcacctactACTCATCTATTGCTATAGCCTACGTGGCTTACAGGGTTGACCTGTCCCTTGACTTCCACATCATGGGCAATGTGGTATATGCCATTCTTACACCAATTCTCAACCCCCTCATTTACACTCTGAGAAACAGGGATGTAAAGGCAGCCATCACCAAAATCATGTCTCAAGACCTAAGCTGTGACAGGAGCATTTGA